The Syngnathus scovelli strain Florida chromosome 7, RoL_Ssco_1.2, whole genome shotgun sequence DNA window GTCAGAACATGTGAAACATCTACATATGTTGGAATAGATGTTCTACATGTCATAACATACCTAAGTACCATCAAAGTAAATACCTGTAGATGAGGGTGAGCTGAAGAAGGTACCATGAAGATGATATGCTGATATTATGGAGTACCTTTGTAGGCATTGTAACTATTGCGCAAGCACAAAATCAATGCGCTCCACCAGTCTTAGAAACTCTGGATTGGGGCCCAAAATAGCCAGAGGCCTATTTCTGCTGGGTCTCGACATTGTAATAACGGGCTTTCTTGAGATGGAGGCATTGTAGTTTGCGGTTCCATTGATAGAAAAGCTTGAATGACCACAGACAAGTACCTCTACTGGGTGTCGGATGACCCTTGTGAAAAATGGGGATACAAATATCTGGATCAGTGAGGGTGACTTCAGCCACAAAGACCCAGATTGGGGAGTTATATACTGTAAATCTTCAAAGTATTACGATAGCAGTTGAGTTGATTCGTAGCTTCTGCTAATTGTCAGAGTGAAAGTAAAAGGGGAGAATGAGAGAGAGCAGCTAATCTGTCCGTCCTTCCCTTCACCCCGTTGTTTTCTACGAATGGGGATCAGGAGTTTCCATCAGCGTCCGTTCAACCGTCGTCTGGGGTCGAGTCTTCCGGAGTAGAGGAATCCTCGGCGAACTCATCTGAAGAGCCGCTCTTGTGGATGCGCCCGTCGCAGCGCATGCTGTGGAAAGTCTTGCGGAAAGCCTCCATCATGGAGTGCGCTAGCTTCTTAGCCTCGAGCTTGCTCTCACACTCCACGGCGTGGCAGTCCATCTGGAAGGTCAGATCGTCGTTGATTTGCCGGTAGATCCAGGCAAAGACGTTGGGTCGGACACTGTGGTCGGCTGTGCAATATGCGATCCGTGCCACCTGGTAGGTGTCCATGGTTACTGAGGCCTCGCCGTGCCCATCCAGGTGGTGGAGACGAACCTGGAAGGGCCGTATCTCCAGGAGAGAGCTGCCAGGGTTAGCGAGAGCACGATGCTCCACCAGACCGACCACTGCTGACTCTGTGCAGCCAGACAAGAAATTGGTCCCAGAAATAGTCACCTTGCCCAGGTAGGTCACCTGCAGGAAATGACATCACATTGCACTTAACCAATACTGTTTGTTGTACAGCAGTTTAAAAAAACTGTAAACTTGAAGGCTGTTTGTACTCAtatccaaagaaaaaaaatatttttctcaacAGTGACTGAACCAGCCTCCACACAAAGGAAAACAACACGGCATACTAGGGCGGCGACAGACTGACGAGATTGACATGGATAATTTGTGAAGTTCTTCACACAGTTCTGGATGGGAACTCCGCCAGTCTGAGAAGAGTCCAACAATAATGGCTCACTTGTGCCCTTTTGCTACACTACTCTTTAtggctttataaaaatacacaGAGGAGGAGCTTTGGATGAGCAAAATATACTCAAATAGTTTTCACTCCTGTCTGTGTTTACAGTGGAGGATATTTCTCTGTCAAAGTTTTTTTACATTGACACATTGCTGCACACATTCGGAGGGATGTGCCATTTTATTGCATTATACGATAGAATATTTTAAATGtatacactgaaaaaaaaactgccagtaTTTGTTCTcgcttcaacaaaaaaaaagtattaccaGTACATGTTTGGGACCACCTTCAAAACAAGATGATACAACCCAAGAATCAATCCAAATTAAATATGAATacatgttaaaaaaatacaagtcaGACTGACTGTATGACAGAGAGCAGACACCCATGTCTGGTTTTATTCATAACATACTTTCCTGCTTTTACAGTTATGTTTAGTCTGCCACTGCCAGCGCAAAGCCTCTTTTCTCCACCATGATTTTAAATGAATGGGATCTTTCAAGAAAGCATGTATAACAATCCGCTAGTCACTGGGTGTGTGGTTCTGTCAGCCAATGAACGAGCGACAACAGAACAAAAATCTCAGGAAGTATAAAAATTCATGGTGATAGTATTTCACAACTTTGCCATCCCCAAGCCCCAAGTAAAAACATGGATATTTTAGTCGGTTGCTTAATATGATGTTTGGATTATTAATAGCGGTCCGATTTGTGCAGCAAATACGAATGCTTTGGTGTAATGTCTCAAAATTGGTGAAAAACAATCATTTGCCTGATTGAGGGTACTTTAAAGTATTTCAAGGGCGCTTGAAATAACAACGCTGTGCAGCTTTGATGGAGAAATCACGATGAGAGCTCCAAAGATAAAGTGAGCCAAAAACAACTACTCCCCCTACACAAGCCTGGACCAAATCCCTGACATAGCCAACGGTTTCTACTTGAATGTCAAATACCACATGCCGAGGTCTACTTTCCTCAGTCTGTTATTTTGCTATTGAATAATTTGTTTAAATCTCACTCAGATTGCCGGCTTCTGGGTTTTATTTGAGTTTTTCGTTCACAGGGTTGAAGGCCAAACATGCAGCTGGTGTTGTCTCCCCGGACGTTTGGatgcccccttcccatgggaaaCTCGTTTGTGTCTCAGTTACTGCCTTTGAAATTTGATTCTCTTGATTTGCCGATAAATGTTTCAAATTGAGGCGCAACATACCTTGTAGGTGTGCAAGTTGGATGGAAAGGGAAAAATAACATTCGCATGACTTACTTTTAGTCTAAACtaagtttaggttgtaggttagGGGACAATATAAGAACTAAACTACATAAGAACGACAGTACCAGTTAGTgacgggaaaatgaagcttcaaatttacttcatgaagcaattttatttttgaatcCTCGAGATAGCACTATAAGCTCAACATTGGGCTGACTTTCTTAAAAGTCTATCTTTAAACCAACAGTGCCATTTTCAggagtcaaaaaatacaactggttcatgaagcaaatttgaagtttcATTCCCATCACTTATGCCAGGATTACTTTTTAATTGGTAAAAGTAGAGTCTGACCAATTAATCGATGAGCTGATTAAATTCGCCAATTTCTGTGAACCTGTCATTCTAAAGAAAGCAAATCCTGTTAGTATAAAGGGAATACTATATTGAACACATTGTAAAACACTACCATGCACAATATGTCAACACAATGGTTTTGTGGCGAGTGTGTCAGGAAATTTCTGAATAGAAGCAAAACATTCCGTtgaaaacaacagtcaggagttTGTGTGAGTCAAACCACAAAGTTGCTGGACTGCAGCTTTCATCGCAAATTCAGGCTAAAATTGATCTCCTAAATCCGTCACCGACCAGCACGCATCTGCAGTCCTCCAAGTGATTGAAAGCCAGGCATACATCTTTAAATCATCTCAGAGAGCTACAAAGTCCTTTGTTTCAACTTTCCATGTGTTTCTCCTCTGTTGCTGCCTCTTCTTATAACGTTTCCTACTCTCGCTTTTATTGGTTTCTTCAGTTTACACGTAGCACGTATCGCTTT harbors:
- the pid1 gene encoding PTB-containing, cubilin and LRP1-interacting protein; translation: MWQPASERLQHFQSMLKTKLNVLTLRKEPLPTVIFHEPEAIELCSTTPLTKNKTQAGYKVTYLGKVTISGTNFLSGCTESAVVGLVEHRALANPGSSLLEIRPFQVRLHHLDGHGEASVTMDTYQVARIAYCTADHSVRPNVFAWIYRQINDDLTFQMDCHAVECESKLEAKKLAHSMMEAFRKTFHSMRCDGRIHKSGSSDEFAEDSSTPEDSTPDDG